GATCGGGGACGTAAAGACGACCGTGGCATCATCGTACATTGAAATACGCAAGTTTTTGGCTTATCAGGACGCGTCCTATGCTACACGATCCACGCGGGACATCCCCGATCTCCAGCCTTTTGGCAGTTTGGCTGCTTCAGCTCAACAGCTGCCATGAGTGTGACGTCTCAAGGAACAGGACGAATGGAAGCGAAATTTGGCACCAGTTCAGAGGAGCAGATGTGTTGCTCTTGCTGCTAACTCCATTGCTTGGGTTGATTAAGCATGAGAAACGTACAAGTAAACTCCattttctttattacttctactcGTAATTTATAAAGAAAGGTCTGACcgatacatatatataatactAGGACCACCCCCACCCCCCTTTACATGCTGAACCCCTTCTGTTGTCGGAAATTGTTGGTCCAGCCAATACTGAATTCCGACCGGAGACCACGAGTCTGTGCTGGGGTTTGGTGTATGACCGTGGAGGTCCGGATCTCGAGAAAGAGCGGCTGACGGTGCACCGGCGGAGGCGTGTTTTACGCGGTGACCGAGGTCTCGATCGCGACGCGGTCGGAGTAGAGCACGTCCTCTGCCTTCTCGGCCTCCTCCCACAGCTCCGGCAGGGCCGCCCTGATGTTGTGGATGCTCTCCAGCGCGTGGTCTGCGCCTTTCACCCGTTGCGACGTGCCAACCTGCAGTGTCCAGTATGTACTGTCTTAAGCCTTGAACTCTGCACGAATAGTATTGCTGCAGAAATGCCAGaaagatttatttattttacacAAAGTTCAGAGACTACTTACCAGCACCGTGTGAAGGCCAATTCGCTTCCCGGCCTGGATGTTGCGCACGCTGTCGTCGAAGAAAATCTGCAGGGAATCAAGCAAGCTCCGCTTAGTGCATGGTCAAGCAGAAACAAAAATGTTGCAGCTATGAATGCAATTGCGTACGTTAGGCTGTCAGAGCTCAGAAACTTACAGCCTTGTGGGGGTTGACGTTGGCGATCCTGAGCGCCTCCTCCATGGCGTCGACGTTGGGCTTGCACAGGACGGGGGTCTTGGGCAGCTCGTTGGAGATGCCGGAACGGGCGAAGTGTCCGGCGATGTCGAAGATCTTGGGCTCCCCGTCGCACGGCGGCGGGCACGGCGCGTTCAGGGTCTCGAAGCAGATGATCCCCTCGAAGCAGTCCTCCAGGCCCAGCCTCTTGAGGGCTCTCACGGCGTGGACCTTGTCACCGTTGGTGAATATCTGAAACAACACATGTATCATTCATTCAGCAACTCAATCTtgccgggaggaggaggaagttgTGCGATCTGAGCAGGAAGCTTACGAGTTTGCGGAAGCGCAGGTTCTTGAGAATGTGCTTGAGAACAGGGTCGGGCTTGATGTTCTTGTAGGGCAGCCTTCCATGAACGACGGCGTGGTACTCATCGTAATCGAAGCTGTAGCCAATCGCCTGGTGAATACAAAGGAATGGGAAAAAAGGATAAAACCTTTTAGTACACTGGATTACAGAACAGAAACAGTTGAAGGGATCAGGGAGCTAGCTGCATGTGTACCCTTAGGCCGGCCATCGTCGTGCCGTAGTTCTTGTAGAGCAGATTGCCCAAGGTTTCGATCTTGCTCTCCTCAATACCCAGTTTCTCAACCATGTAAGCTAGAGGGAATgacaaaaaagcaaaaaagcATTAGCATTTAGTTCACTGAAAATTCAGAGAGGAAACAGCAAGAGTAACAACAGTAGAAACCTCGAAACCTTACCTTCTATGTTCTTCTTGACATGACCTGCGATCCCGGAGCTCAGCGGGTAAAGAGTGTCGTCGAGGTCTGCAGGCAAGAACAGAGTCAGAGCCTTTGCATTCCGCGAAGAAGAGCAGAGAATGAACACGACAACAGtaagaggaaaaaagaagaaagggaaTGGACGGCAACATTTTTGCAGGAAGCAAGTGGCAGCTTACCGAAGAGCAGGCAGTCGAACTTGGGCTCCTGGACCATGTGGCAGCGGTCTTCGAACTCCATGTCTCGGGCTGTGATGAAGAAAGAGCTGCAGAAACGAATCGAGAATTAGCAAGCTCGTCGATTACTACTCCCAAGAATTCAACCATGTTTTAAATCCCATATCAATTTTGT
The nucleotide sequence above comes from Phragmites australis chromosome 4, lpPhrAust1.1, whole genome shotgun sequence. Encoded proteins:
- the LOC133916416 gene encoding phosphate metabolism protein 8-like, with protein sequence MEFEDRCHMVQEPKFDCLLFDLDDTLYPLSSGIAGHVKKNIEAYMVEKLGIEESKIETLGNLLYKNYGTTMAGLRAIGYSFDYDEYHAVVHGRLPYKNIKPDPVLKHILKNLRFRKLIFTNGDKVHAVRALKRLGLEDCFEGIICFETLNAPCPPPCDGEPKIFDIAGHFARSGISNELPKTPVLCKPNVDAMEEALRIANVNPHKAIFFDDSVRNIQAGKRIGLHTVLVGTSQRVKGADHALESIHNIRAALPELWEEAEKAEDVLYSDRVAIETSVTA